One genomic window of Elaeis guineensis isolate ETL-2024a chromosome 2, EG11, whole genome shotgun sequence includes the following:
- the LOC105038288 gene encoding uncharacterized protein isoform X3, translating into MSYGRSAGQDTNLCSCSEEWILRFSRSRPSSFVLSEMAISGSPGQEGCVQKRQLETCSVADDLHKEMDCKPYKAHEAEEKNLSGCGIRAKWFRMLR; encoded by the exons ATGTCGTATGGTCGGAGCGCGGGCCAAGATACAAATTTGTGTTCGTGCTCTGAGGAGTGGATTCTTAGGTTCTCAAGATCTCGGCCGTCGTCTTTCGTCCTCTCCGAGATGGCGATCAGTGGATCTCCGGGACAAGAAGGTTGCGTCCAAAAACGGCAGCTG GAGACTTGCAGTGTAGCAGATGACTTGCATAAAGAGATGGACTGTAAGCCATACAAAGCACATGAAGCAGAAGAGAAAAATTTGTCAGGATGTGGTATTAGAGCTAAGTGGTTCAG AATGCTCAGGTGA
- the LOC105038288 gene encoding uncharacterized protein isoform X1, which produces MTCIKRWTVSHTKHMKQKRKICQDVVLELSGSGNENAQVTLYDDSDTLIDRRFVKKDEVVECGRMLTMETHLVDVGDLEADHGHVTKLDVSGRDKKLNEVAKYRDKRVLIQSTLILRLKTYWIVDYRETFSCVTEQH; this is translated from the exons ATGACTTGCATAAAGAGATGGACTGTAAGCCATACAAAGCACATGAAGCAGAAGAGAAAAATTTGTCAGGATGTGGTATTAGAGCTAAGTGGTTCAGGTAACGAG AATGCTCAGGTGACGTTGTATGATGACAGTGACACACTCATAGATAGAAGGTTTGTGAAGAAAGATGAGGTGGTTGAATGTGGCAGAATGCTGACCATGGAAACTCATCTTGTTGATGTTGGAGATCTTGAAGCAGATCATGGACATGTTACAAAGTTAGATGTCAGTGGTAGAGATAAGAAATTAAATGAAGTGGCTAAATACAGGGACAAAAGG GTTCTTATCCAAAGTACCCTTATCCTCAGATTAAAGACATATTGGATAGTAGACTACAGAGAAACATTCAGTTGCGTTACTGAGCAGCATTAA
- the LOC105038288 gene encoding uncharacterized protein isoform X2, which translates to MTCIKRWTVSHTKHMKQKRKICQDVVLELSGSGNENAQVTLYDDSDTLIDRRFVKKDEVVECGRMLTMETHLVDVGDLEADHGHVTKLDVSGRDKKLNEVAKYRDKRIKDILDSRLQRNIQLRY; encoded by the exons ATGACTTGCATAAAGAGATGGACTGTAAGCCATACAAAGCACATGAAGCAGAAGAGAAAAATTTGTCAGGATGTGGTATTAGAGCTAAGTGGTTCAGGTAACGAG AATGCTCAGGTGACGTTGTATGATGACAGTGACACACTCATAGATAGAAGGTTTGTGAAGAAAGATGAGGTGGTTGAATGTGGCAGAATGCTGACCATGGAAACTCATCTTGTTGATGTTGGAGATCTTGAAGCAGATCATGGACATGTTACAAAGTTAGATGTCAGTGGTAGAGATAAGAAATTAAATGAAGTGGCTAAATACAGGGACAAAAGG ATTAAAGACATATTGGATAGTAGACTACAGAGAAACATTCAGTTGCGTTACTGA